From Papilio machaon chromosome 29, ilPapMach1.1, whole genome shotgun sequence, one genomic window encodes:
- the LOC106708560 gene encoding protein artemis-like — MKKCPSSFDKTIEEIPGIAVDNFEGQHLNSRAFFLSHYHMDHIQGLDSPQLANHLRETNTFIYTSEITASIINHEMKCSDILKYVKPLGRETTLITLPSMPEKDLEELYVEVTLIAAGHSFGSTMFLFKTTEKVVLYTGDFRIRINDISKYGKLHKNNDPINIDAMYIDTTFFDERHKDFSKRTDTADAVIDEIDKWLKIDKRNAISIFMYANYTFEFLLNKIYERLKMKVYVNEFKWDFYRLSSTNKEVCRKSATIKIFEPKFRQRSTEKYNSKAVYK, encoded by the exons atgaagAAGTGCCCAAGTTCATTTGATAAAACAATTGAGGAAATACCGg GTATAGCGGTGGATAATTTTGAAGGCCAACATTTGAATTCCCGTGCTTTTTTTCTCAGTCATTACCACATGGATCATATTCAAGGTTTAGATTCACCGCAATTGGCCAACCACTTGAGAGAAACgaacacatttatttacacatcTGAAATTACTGCATCTATTATAAATCATGAAATGAAATGttctgatattttaaaatatgtcaaacCGTTAGGAAGAG AAACTACTTTAATTACCCTGCCCAGTATGCCAGAGAAGGATTTGGAGGAATTATATGTAGAAGTTACATTGATTGCCGCAGGGCACTCGTTTGGGTCCACCATGTTTTTATTCAAGACGACAGAGAAAGTTGTCTTGTATACTGGTGATTTTAGAATAAg aatAAACGATATCTCGAAATATGGGAAATTGCACAAAAATAATGATCCCATCAATATTGACGCAATGTATATAGATACGACATTTTTTGATGAAAGACATaaagatttttcaaaaagaacAGACACCGCTGATGCTGTTATAGACGAAATAGATAAATGgcttaaaattgataaaaggAATgcaatttctatatttatgtatgctAATTATACATtcgagtttttattaaataaaatatatgaaagatTGAAGATGAAAGTTTATgtgaatgaatttaaatggGATTTTTACAG ATTGTCAAGCACAAACAAAGAAGTATGTAGAAAAAgt gccACCATCAAAATATTCGAACCCAAATTTCGTCAGAGATCGActgaaaa ATATAATAGTAAAGCcgtttataaatga
- the LOC106708561 gene encoding uncharacterized protein LOC106708561, translating into MDIFYRRVIGEQFKDESWKWALCQDIITPYLTGVKKRPMEMSKIGLKDATPERMFHLLGINMSEYAKEDVFALMYQISKVQIRLYQWDVMPIRVLINLLVKGKAHTFRNLKASMREMFEIWHLDFRNLTKIIEQTRIIRPACTITSQYTGSTKTAKVSRYKEFMTTTTKF; encoded by the exons ATGGATATCTTTTATAGAAGAGTTATAGGGGAACAATTTAAAGATGAAAGTTGGAAATGGGCTTTGTGCCAGGATATTATAACACCGTATTTAACTGGAGTGAAGAAAAGACCGATGGAAATGTCTAAAATAGGACTCAAAGATGCTACACCGGAAAG aATGTTCCATTTATTGGGTATAAACATGAGTGAATACGCTAAAGaggatgtatttgcgttgatGTATCAAATAAGTAAAGTACAGATTCGACTCTACCAATGGGATGTTATGCCGATAAGGGtcttgataaatttattgGTAAAAG GAAAAGCACATACGTTTCGTAATTTGAAAGCAAGCATGAGAGAAATGTTCGAAATTTGGCATTTAGATTTTCGTAATTTGACGAAAATTATTGAACAAACCCGTATAATACGACCAGCTTGTACAATTACATCACAATATACag GTTCAACGAAAACTGCCAAAGTGTCAAGATATAAAGAATTCATGACAACAACAACAAAGTTTTAG